Proteins encoded by one window of Enterococcus faecalis:
- the polA gene encoding DNA polymerase I: MTKKKLLLVDGNSVAFRAFFALHNSLERFKNKNGLHTNAIYAFNNMFENVMQKEMPTHVLVAFDAGKTTFRTEFYSEYKAGRSKTPGEFKEQMPYIRELLEGLGVKYYELPNYEADDIIGTLANKVDKDEFDVVVLSGDRDLTQLATDTVKVDITVKGVSDIESYTPEHIAEKYDGLTPKQIIDMKGLAGDTSDNIPGVTKIGEKTAIKLLKQYGSVEGVYENIDEMKKSKMKENLINDKEQAFLSKRLATIEVNAPVEVNVEDLAYEGKNLEKLVPFYKEMDFKQFLAKLDITEEPVEMEDILFEVVEDQLTNEMFTDDMALYVEMMEDNYHTSPIVGLAWGNNKKIYTTNNLAVFESQPFIDWLMDETRKKNVYDAKRTYVALNRYVGKMTGIAFDVLLAAYLLDTNDNNADIEGVAQHYGYDAIQSDEAIYGKGAKKGLPEDEEVFFGHLARKIKAIQFLTSKLDSELTEKNQADLFYKMELPLSRILGDMEITGIRVDATRLKEMQVEFSERLKEIEEKIYAEAGEEFNLNSPKQLGVILFEKMGLPVIKKTKTGYSTAVDVLEQLKEQAPIVADILTYRQIAKIQSTYVEGLLKVIQPDNKIHTRYVQTLTQTGRLSSVDPNLQNIPIRLEEGRKIREAFVPREDNWLIFSSDYSQIELRVLAHISNDEHLKEAFVEGQDIHASTAMRVFGVEKAEDVTPNMRRQAKAVNFGIVYGISDYGLSQNLGITRKQAQQYIDTYFEKYPGVKQYMEEIVRDAKDKGYVETLYHRRRYLSDINSRNFNLRSFAERTAINTPIQGSAADILKIAMIEMARRLKEEKLQATMLLQVHDELVFEVPESELEQLNQLVKEVMEHAVSLHVPLITDSSWGKTWYEAK, from the coding sequence ATGACCAAAAAAAAATTATTACTCGTTGATGGAAACAGTGTAGCCTTTCGTGCATTTTTTGCGCTACATAACTCATTAGAACGATTCAAAAATAAGAACGGCTTGCATACAAATGCTATTTATGCGTTTAACAATATGTTTGAAAATGTAATGCAAAAAGAAATGCCTACTCATGTTTTAGTCGCTTTTGATGCAGGGAAAACCACATTCAGAACAGAATTTTATTCAGAATATAAAGCCGGACGTTCAAAAACACCGGGGGAATTTAAAGAACAAATGCCGTATATTCGTGAACTTTTAGAAGGTTTAGGTGTAAAATATTATGAACTACCTAACTATGAAGCGGATGATATTATTGGTACATTAGCCAACAAAGTTGATAAAGATGAATTTGATGTTGTTGTGTTATCAGGGGACCGAGATTTGACACAATTAGCGACGGACACTGTCAAAGTAGATATCACTGTTAAAGGAGTTAGCGATATTGAATCATATACGCCTGAGCATATTGCTGAAAAATATGATGGGTTAACGCCTAAGCAAATTATTGATATGAAAGGGTTGGCTGGCGACACGTCGGATAACATTCCAGGTGTAACGAAAATCGGTGAGAAAACCGCGATTAAGCTGTTAAAACAATATGGCTCAGTTGAAGGGGTTTATGAGAATATCGATGAAATGAAAAAAAGCAAAATGAAAGAAAACTTGATTAATGATAAAGAGCAAGCCTTTCTTTCTAAACGTTTAGCGACAATTGAAGTCAATGCACCAGTCGAAGTCAATGTGGAAGACTTGGCATATGAAGGGAAAAACTTAGAAAAATTGGTTCCTTTTTATAAAGAAATGGACTTTAAACAATTTTTAGCTAAGTTGGACATTACAGAAGAACCTGTTGAAATGGAAGATATTTTATTTGAAGTAGTCGAAGATCAGTTAACCAATGAAATGTTTACAGACGATATGGCTCTTTATGTTGAGATGATGGAAGATAACTATCATACGTCACCGATTGTCGGCCTTGCTTGGGGCAACAACAAGAAGATTTATACCACGAATAATTTAGCTGTTTTTGAAAGTCAGCCATTTATCGATTGGTTGATGGATGAGACACGTAAAAAAAATGTCTATGATGCAAAACGGACGTACGTTGCACTAAATCGCTATGTAGGAAAAATGACAGGGATTGCCTTTGATGTTTTATTGGCTGCTTATTTACTTGATACCAATGACAATAACGCTGATATTGAAGGTGTAGCACAACATTACGGATATGATGCGATTCAATCTGATGAAGCTATTTATGGAAAAGGGGCCAAAAAAGGCTTGCCAGAGGACGAAGAAGTTTTCTTTGGTCATTTAGCACGTAAGATTAAAGCAATTCAATTTTTAACAAGCAAATTAGATAGCGAATTAACAGAAAAGAATCAAGCTGATTTATTCTATAAAATGGAATTACCACTTTCTCGTATTTTAGGCGATATGGAAATAACTGGTATCCGTGTTGATGCCACGCGCTTAAAAGAAATGCAAGTAGAATTTTCAGAACGTCTGAAAGAAATCGAAGAAAAAATCTATGCAGAAGCTGGCGAAGAATTTAATTTGAATTCACCTAAACAATTAGGCGTTATTTTATTTGAAAAAATGGGCTTACCTGTGATCAAAAAGACGAAAACTGGCTATTCAACAGCGGTAGATGTTTTAGAACAACTAAAAGAACAAGCACCAATTGTGGCCGATATTTTAACTTATCGTCAAATTGCCAAAATTCAATCGACCTATGTTGAAGGACTCTTAAAAGTAATTCAGCCAGATAATAAAATTCATACTCGGTATGTACAAACACTGACCCAAACAGGACGATTAAGCTCAGTAGATCCCAATTTACAAAACATTCCTATCCGTTTAGAAGAAGGCCGAAAAATTAGAGAAGCCTTCGTACCAAGAGAGGATAATTGGTTGATTTTCTCTTCTGATTACTCTCAAATTGAGTTACGTGTGCTCGCGCATATTTCTAATGATGAGCATTTAAAAGAAGCGTTTGTGGAAGGACAAGATATCCATGCCAGCACTGCAATGCGAGTTTTCGGTGTTGAAAAAGCAGAAGATGTCACACCTAACATGCGTCGTCAAGCTAAAGCGGTGAATTTTGGAATTGTCTATGGTATCAGTGATTATGGCTTGTCTCAAAACTTAGGCATTACTAGAAAACAAGCGCAACAATATATTGATACCTATTTTGAAAAATATCCAGGCGTGAAACAGTACATGGAAGAGATTGTCCGCGATGCCAAAGACAAAGGCTATGTGGAAACATTGTATCATCGCCGTCGTTATTTAAGTGATATTAATTCAAGAAACTTTAATCTACGTTCGTTCGCTGAACGTACAGCGATTAATACACCGATTCAGGGAAGTGCCGCAGATATTTTAAAAATTGCGATGATTGAAATGGCGCGTCGTTTAAAAGAAGAAAAATTACAAGCAACAATGTTATTACAAGTGCACGATGAATTAGTTTTTGAAGTACCAGAATCAGAATTAGAACAATTAAATCAACTCGTCAAAGAAGTGATGGAGCACGCAGTTTCCTTACATGTGCCACTTATCACCGATAGCAGTTGGGGAAAAACATGGTATGAAGCAAAATAA
- the mutM gene encoding DNA-formamidopyrimidine glycosylase, producing the protein MPELPEVETVRKGLEKLVVGKTIQEVIVFWPRIIESPEVDVFQGQLAGQTIEGIERRGKFLIFKLSDNDMISHLRMEGKYEFHQADDEIAKHTHVMFTFTDGTQLRYLDVRKFGRMTLVPKNQGHQYKGILALGPEPTPDVFQLATFQQGLKKHHKAIKPLLLDQKLVTGLGNIYVDEALWQAQIHPEQPADSLKPAEVATLYQAIIDVLARAVEAGGTTIRTYLNALGEAGTFQVALNVYGQTGLPCNRCGTPIVKTKVAQRGTHYCPQCQQLKGRRLK; encoded by the coding sequence ATGCCAGAATTACCAGAAGTAGAAACAGTGCGAAAAGGACTTGAAAAACTTGTTGTAGGAAAAACCATTCAAGAAGTCATTGTTTTTTGGCCAAGAATTATTGAATCACCGGAAGTTGATGTATTTCAAGGTCAATTAGCTGGTCAAACGATTGAAGGAATTGAGCGAAGAGGAAAATTTCTGATTTTTAAATTGTCTGATAATGATATGATTTCTCACTTACGGATGGAAGGAAAATATGAGTTTCATCAGGCTGATGATGAAATTGCCAAACATACCCATGTAATGTTTACTTTTACAGATGGCACGCAATTACGTTATTTAGATGTACGGAAATTTGGGCGTATGACATTGGTTCCTAAGAATCAAGGTCATCAATATAAAGGGATTTTAGCTTTGGGGCCAGAGCCAACACCAGACGTTTTCCAATTAGCTACTTTTCAACAAGGCTTGAAAAAGCATCATAAAGCAATTAAGCCATTGCTGTTAGATCAAAAGCTAGTGACGGGTTTGGGGAATATTTATGTAGATGAAGCACTTTGGCAAGCGCAAATCCATCCAGAACAACCAGCAGATTCCTTAAAACCTGCGGAAGTTGCTACGTTGTATCAAGCAATCATTGACGTCTTGGCACGCGCTGTTGAAGCAGGTGGAACCACCATCCGCACCTATCTAAACGCGTTAGGAGAAGCAGGGACTTTTCAAGTAGCGTTGAATGTCTACGGGCAAACAGGCTTACCTTGCAATCGTTGTGGTACGCCAATTGTTAAAACAAAAGTGGCACAACGTGGTACGCATTATTGTCCACAATGCCAACAATTGAAAGGTCGTCGATTGAAATGA
- the dnaI gene encoding primosomal protein DnaI codes for MEDVGKEMSKIIQKRDINERYEELVNEVLKDQDVQAFIQANRERLTDEDIRKSYAKLYEFVQEKKKFQVNDPAMIAPGYEPRLMLNFHYIDVTYVPTADLIARQKEEEIRNRVRAMDMPKDVREANLRDFDPSSQGRAKALAEAMQFLREYPATPKEFHKGLYLQGPFGVGKSFLLGAMANALAERGFTTTIVHFPTFTVEMKQAIGRDQVGEKLDAVKKSPILMIDDIGAESMTSWIRDDVLSVILQYRMQEQLVTFFSSNLDLKALEEHLTVTQRGEQEPLKARRIMERVRYLSKEITMTGNDRRNG; via the coding sequence ATGGAAGACGTAGGAAAAGAAATGTCAAAAATTATCCAGAAGCGTGACATCAATGAACGATATGAAGAGCTGGTTAACGAAGTATTGAAAGATCAAGATGTTCAAGCCTTTATACAAGCAAACCGAGAGCGTTTAACCGATGAAGATATTCGTAAAAGTTATGCTAAGCTGTATGAATTTGTTCAAGAAAAAAAGAAATTTCAAGTAAACGATCCGGCAATGATTGCCCCCGGCTATGAGCCAAGATTAATGTTGAATTTTCATTACATTGATGTAACGTATGTCCCAACGGCTGATTTAATCGCCCGTCAGAAGGAAGAAGAAATTCGTAATCGAGTAAGGGCAATGGACATGCCAAAAGATGTCCGAGAAGCAAATTTACGAGATTTCGATCCATCTTCTCAAGGTCGAGCCAAAGCGTTAGCAGAAGCAATGCAATTTTTAAGAGAATATCCTGCGACACCAAAAGAATTTCATAAAGGGCTCTATTTACAAGGCCCCTTCGGTGTAGGAAAATCTTTCTTATTAGGTGCGATGGCTAATGCTTTAGCAGAACGTGGATTTACTACGACAATTGTTCATTTTCCAACATTTACAGTAGAAATGAAGCAAGCCATTGGTCGCGATCAAGTTGGTGAAAAGCTCGATGCAGTAAAAAAATCCCCTATATTAATGATTGATGACATTGGTGCGGAATCCATGACTAGTTGGATTCGTGACGACGTTTTAAGCGTAATCTTGCAATACCGAATGCAAGAACAATTAGTTACTTTTTTCTCTTCCAATCTAGATTTAAAAGCTTTAGAAGAGCATTTAACCGTGACGCAACGAGGAGAACAAGAGCCGCTAAAAGCCAGACGAATTATGGAACGTGTGCGTTATCTGTCAAAAGAGATTACGATGACAGGAAATGATCGACGAAACGGTTAA
- the coaE gene encoding dephospho-CoA kinase (Dephospho-CoA kinase (CoaE) performs the final step in coenzyme A biosynthesis.) — MTKVLGITGGIATGKSTVVALFKKAGYPIVDGDIIAREIVAKGQPALAAIVETFGPEIVLTTGELDRKKLGQLIFASPQKRELLNETLKPFLRKEILRQIEEAKKKASLVIVDIPLLYEAHYEAIMDQVAVVYVPEKIQKERLMARNQLTEEEAQQRIASQWPIEMKKERADIVFDNQGTREETEQQVKKWLEEQTGKK, encoded by the coding sequence ATGACAAAAGTTTTAGGCATTACAGGAGGGATTGCGACAGGTAAAAGTACGGTTGTTGCTCTTTTTAAAAAAGCGGGTTATCCAATTGTTGACGGCGACATTATCGCCCGCGAAATTGTTGCAAAAGGGCAACCAGCCTTAGCCGCAATCGTTGAAACTTTCGGACCAGAAATAGTATTAACAACTGGTGAATTGGATCGGAAAAAATTAGGACAATTAATTTTCGCTAGTCCTCAAAAAAGAGAGCTGTTAAATGAAACGCTGAAACCTTTTTTAAGAAAAGAAATTTTACGTCAAATTGAAGAAGCTAAAAAGAAAGCCTCCCTGGTTATTGTTGATATTCCTCTGCTTTATGAAGCTCATTATGAGGCGATCATGGATCAAGTTGCTGTGGTATATGTACCAGAAAAGATTCAAAAAGAGCGTCTGATGGCCCGAAACCAATTAACAGAAGAAGAAGCGCAACAACGAATTGCTAGCCAATGGCCGATTGAAATGAAAAAAGAACGAGCAGATATCGTTTTTGATAATCAAGGAACTAGAGAAGAAACGGAACAACAAGTGAAGAAGTGGCTAGAGGAACAAACTGGAAAGAAGTGA
- a CDS encoding glycosyltransferase has translation MTIADIVMLTATIIIWSLLIVNILLVIFGYVYYLKTDPVAPPPVEDEDAPFVSIMVPAHNEGIVIVRTVEALLNFNYPQDRYEIIVINDNSSDNSAELLANVQKKAVNRNLQIINTDNITGGKGKSNALNIGFKQAKGDVIAIYDADNTPEPNALRYLVGELIASEEYGAVIGKFRTRNRNASLLTRFINIETLAFQWMAQAGRFQLFKLCTIPGTNFIVRRSIIEAIGGWDDKALAEDTEISFRIYMMGYKIKFQPKAVTWEQEPQTLSVWFRQRTRWVKGNIYVIVKNAKLLFNPKASRIRFDILYFLSIYFLLMTSLVLSDIMLVLSMSGYLTTTLQGFSNSLWLLAILLFIFSTFVSITTEKGEMTLENILIIALMYITYSQMWLVVAAYGMVMYIKENVFHKQTQTKWYKTERFK, from the coding sequence ATGACCATTGCTGACATTGTAATGTTAACAGCAACTATCATTATTTGGAGTCTACTAATTGTAAATATTCTCTTAGTTATTTTTGGCTATGTTTATTATTTAAAAACAGATCCTGTCGCACCACCACCTGTAGAGGACGAAGACGCGCCGTTTGTTTCAATTATGGTGCCGGCCCATAATGAAGGAATTGTCATTGTGCGGACAGTTGAAGCGTTATTGAATTTTAATTATCCGCAAGATCGCTATGAAATTATTGTGATTAATGACAACTCAAGTGATAATAGTGCTGAGCTTTTAGCGAATGTCCAAAAAAAGGCGGTTAATCGAAATTTGCAGATTATTAATACAGACAATATAACAGGTGGGAAAGGTAAGTCTAATGCCTTAAACATTGGTTTCAAGCAAGCCAAGGGGGACGTGATTGCCATTTATGATGCGGACAATACACCTGAACCGAATGCACTCCGTTATTTAGTTGGAGAGTTAATCGCTAGTGAGGAATACGGCGCGGTTATTGGTAAATTTAGAACGAGAAATCGCAATGCAAGCTTGTTGACACGCTTTATTAATATCGAGACACTGGCCTTTCAATGGATGGCACAAGCCGGTCGTTTTCAATTATTTAAGTTATGCACGATTCCTGGCACAAATTTCATTGTTCGTCGTAGTATTATTGAAGCCATTGGCGGCTGGGATGACAAAGCGTTAGCCGAAGATACAGAAATCAGTTTCCGCATCTATATGATGGGCTATAAAATTAAGTTTCAACCAAAAGCAGTGACGTGGGAGCAAGAGCCACAAACTTTGTCAGTTTGGTTCCGGCAACGGACGCGATGGGTCAAAGGCAATATTTATGTCATTGTTAAAAATGCTAAATTATTGTTTAATCCTAAAGCGAGTCGGATCCGTTTTGATATCTTATATTTCTTGTCCATTTATTTTCTCTTAATGACATCGCTCGTTTTGTCAGACATCATGTTAGTTTTATCAATGTCTGGTTACTTAACAACGACCCTGCAAGGATTTAGCAATTCCTTGTGGTTGTTAGCGATTTTGTTATTTATTTTCAGTACTTTTGTCAGTATTACAACCGAAAAAGGCGAAATGACTTTAGAGAATATCTTAATTATTGCCTTGATGTATATTACATACAGTCAGATGTGGCTAGTAGTCGCCGCTTATGGCATGGTGATGTATATTAAAGAAAATGTTTTTCATAAACAAACACAAACAAAATGGTACAAAACTGAACGATTTAAATAA
- a CDS encoding membrane protein, whose protein sequence is MEKIKKYMNSAFEWLSRYISPSLLAVLGIGLVTSILLFVYPINGLGDNGEYFRVLNSNSLYRVNGDSYDNVAYFVKDFSIMRYFNETTTHFVSTQQFFITIAIWLNKLFYSQTLFDIRFLGFVYLSCFLVSIYILVRGLTEGVSLKKSYLISLLVIFILGDTSYTIYFNSFYTEATSFLLSVSVLAFSVYFYRVTKPRTWLRRIVLVILAQAVVLLIGTTRQEYLLIIGVIIAGLGFFVYLSQRYQRLSMTAFLIALIGFTTLAAFIVPNDIYERDVYHSMTRGVMKDSKVPDKRMSEGGINPQYGLQKGRSYFEEYSPVSPTSEQMKKDFFDKTSFGWVLLNYLNYPSELWQGLNSAVPNVYLVKPNNVGNFEKTTGRAPLEQSKFFMVYNRIKASFFPKNFAFYLLLGVILFGLYGVGLYRGLKRNEPRLVFRFFLMTGIYLNLLVVFISTIIIDGDSDLVRHLFLVSVFLDFLLLQIVSDVIGKRMWQDTTPQVIGEVEGIEK, encoded by the coding sequence ATGGAAAAGATCAAAAAATACATGAACTCGGCTTTTGAATGGTTGAGTCGTTATATTTCTCCAAGTCTTTTGGCCGTTTTAGGGATTGGGTTAGTGACAAGCATTTTGTTATTTGTTTATCCGATTAATGGCTTGGGAGATAATGGCGAGTATTTTCGTGTGTTAAATTCAAATAGTCTTTATCGTGTCAATGGTGATAGCTACGACAATGTGGCCTATTTTGTTAAGGACTTTTCAATTATGCGTTATTTTAATGAAACAACGACGCACTTTGTTTCCACTCAACAATTTTTCATCACCATTGCCATTTGGCTTAATAAACTTTTTTATAGTCAAACACTTTTCGATATTCGTTTCTTAGGTTTCGTTTATCTTAGTTGTTTTTTAGTGTCAATTTATATTCTGGTACGAGGCTTAACCGAAGGAGTATCTTTGAAAAAAAGTTATCTTATCTCCTTGTTGGTTATTTTCATCTTGGGGGATACCTCCTATACGATTTATTTTAATTCCTTTTATACAGAAGCGACGAGTTTTTTACTTTCTGTGAGTGTCTTAGCATTTTCAGTCTATTTTTATCGGGTGACGAAACCAAGAACTTGGCTCAGAAGAATAGTTTTAGTTATCTTGGCACAAGCAGTAGTACTTTTAATAGGAACAACACGCCAAGAATATTTGCTGATTATTGGCGTAATTATTGCTGGATTAGGATTTTTTGTCTACTTGTCACAACGTTACCAACGATTGTCAATGACGGCCTTTTTAATTGCGTTGATTGGTTTTACAACGTTAGCGGCTTTTATCGTTCCTAACGATATCTATGAACGTGATGTCTACCACAGTATGACGCGCGGTGTAATGAAGGATAGTAAGGTTCCAGATAAACGGATGTCAGAGGGCGGAATCAACCCGCAATATGGGTTGCAAAAGGGACGTTCCTACTTTGAAGAATACAGTCCTGTGTCACCAACTTCTGAACAAATGAAAAAAGATTTTTTTGATAAAACGAGTTTTGGATGGGTGTTATTGAATTATTTAAATTATCCATCTGAATTATGGCAAGGACTGAATTCAGCGGTCCCAAATGTTTACTTAGTAAAGCCTAATAATGTGGGGAATTTTGAGAAAACGACGGGGCGTGCACCGCTGGAACAATCTAAATTTTTTATGGTGTATAACCGTATTAAAGCCAGTTTTTTCCCTAAAAACTTTGCTTTCTATCTATTATTAGGCGTGATTCTGTTTGGTTTATATGGCGTTGGTTTATACAGAGGACTCAAGAGAAACGAACCCAGATTAGTTTTTCGCTTCTTTTTAATGACAGGGATTTATCTAAATTTATTAGTTGTTTTCATTTCAACAATTATTATTGATGGGGATAGTGACTTAGTACGTCATTTGTTTTTAGTCTCAGTATTTTTAGATTTTCTCTTGTTACAAATTGTTTCTGATGTTATTGGTAAACGAATGTGGCAAGATACAACACCACAAGTCATTGGGGAGGTAGAGGGAATTGAAAAATAA
- a CDS encoding aldo/keto reductase has translation MKQLQFGTSDETVSSVILGCMRLNGAENPQQVIETAYDHGITFFDHADIYGGGDCETIFGKALKESTIRREDIFIQTKCGIRQGFFDFSKAHILEAVEGSLQRLGVDSVDALLLHRPDTLVEPEEVAEAFHLLEKQGKVRYFGVSNQTPGQIELLKTAVKQPLLANQLQFGIKHTGMVDQGLQTNMEISGSIDYDHGILDYSRLKQMTIQAWSPYQYGYFEGVFIGNEKFPELNQKLSELAEKYQTTPTGLASSWILRHPANMQVIAGSMNLGRIEEIAKAADIVISREDWYDIYRAAGNVLP, from the coding sequence TGCGCTTAAATGGTGCTGAAAATCCTCAACAGGTAATTGAAACTGCTTATGATCATGGCATTACATTTTTTGATCACGCCGACATTTATGGTGGCGGCGACTGCGAAACCATTTTTGGTAAGGCCTTAAAAGAAAGTACCATTCGTCGTGAAGATATTTTTATACAAACGAAATGTGGGATTCGTCAGGGCTTTTTTGACTTTTCAAAAGCACATATTTTAGAAGCGGTCGAAGGGAGTTTACAGCGTTTAGGTGTAGATTCAGTCGATGCATTATTGTTGCATCGTCCAGATACTTTAGTGGAACCAGAAGAAGTAGCTGAAGCTTTTCATTTATTAGAAAAACAAGGGAAAGTTCGCTATTTTGGTGTAAGTAACCAAACGCCAGGACAAATTGAACTTTTAAAAACAGCTGTTAAACAGCCATTATTAGCCAATCAATTACAATTTGGCATCAAGCATACTGGCATGGTGGATCAAGGCTTACAAACAAATATGGAAATATCAGGAAGCATTGATTATGATCATGGTATTTTAGATTATTCACGGTTGAAACAAATGACTATTCAAGCATGGTCACCGTACCAATATGGTTATTTTGAAGGTGTCTTTATTGGAAATGAAAAATTCCCTGAGTTAAATCAAAAATTAAGCGAATTGGCTGAAAAATATCAAACAACGCCAACTGGTTTAGCCAGCAGCTGGATTCTGCGCCACCCTGCTAATATGCAAGTCATCGCAGGAAGTATGAATCTTGGTAGAATTGAAGAAATTGCTAAAGCAGCAGACATTGTGATTAGTCGCGAAGATTGGTACGATATTTATCGTGCAGCGGGAAATGTTTTGCCGTAA
- a CDS encoding replication initiation and membrane attachment family protein produces the protein MKGNRQRIQPKNIFQAVIDSPLSDQEKEVLTFLYQPIVGANAFSLYWLLLSETTDSEENGSLFHADLISLLDLSCQQLEEACYKLEGIGLLETYKKTDRELGDCYLYYLKAPETAARFFKDEVLALVLFNRVGQRKFDQLVQKFQPHPTKTEGYQNVSASFKEVYAFKEEQIVSEANRLTTIQETFSQQEKSKKISVSTDSFDWHYFVEGLHRLGLQLPEDEASFQEEVYVFHQLYGINELDMVDFASKSFDYYTSRILPKELVRTIHQAFDPDKKPQPTNVVTNKQAQLTVEEQQTYRYNALKMNGFSELDIQMIMDSEKNPPIQYLEALKNSRGGYTTPQERSLVKYLIAKSGLPTSVINILINYVYNIQQQPTLKAEYVNRIANEWGQSGIHSPEKAIEHVRELAKQSQTKQKQRQQNYSGKCQTVRQERLPEWADQPNDETKLSPEEQAELDRQIQEFLNQGGDQ, from the coding sequence TTGAAAGGAAATCGGCAAAGAATCCAACCAAAAAATATTTTTCAAGCGGTTATTGATTCACCGCTTTCTGATCAAGAGAAAGAGGTTTTAACCTTTTTATATCAACCAATTGTCGGCGCCAATGCGTTTAGTTTATATTGGCTTTTGTTATCTGAAACAACAGACTCAGAGGAGAATGGCTCGCTGTTTCATGCAGATTTAATTAGTTTGCTGGACTTGAGTTGTCAACAATTAGAAGAAGCTTGCTACAAATTAGAAGGCATTGGGTTGCTAGAAACGTATAAAAAAACAGATCGGGAATTAGGAGATTGTTATTTATATTATTTAAAAGCACCTGAAACAGCCGCTCGTTTTTTTAAAGATGAAGTGTTAGCTTTAGTGTTATTTAATCGGGTTGGACAACGGAAATTTGATCAATTAGTGCAAAAGTTCCAACCGCATCCTACTAAAACAGAGGGCTATCAAAATGTTTCCGCTAGCTTTAAAGAGGTTTATGCCTTTAAAGAAGAACAAATTGTTTCCGAAGCGAACCGATTGACAACGATTCAAGAAACTTTTTCTCAACAAGAAAAATCGAAGAAAATTTCTGTATCAACGGATTCTTTTGATTGGCACTATTTTGTGGAAGGTTTGCACCGTTTAGGTTTACAACTGCCTGAAGATGAGGCTAGTTTTCAAGAAGAAGTCTATGTTTTTCATCAATTATATGGCATCAATGAGTTAGATATGGTAGACTTTGCTTCGAAATCATTTGACTATTATACAAGTCGAATTTTGCCTAAGGAATTAGTGCGAACGATTCATCAAGCGTTTGATCCTGATAAAAAACCACAACCAACAAACGTAGTGACAAACAAGCAAGCACAATTGACGGTGGAAGAGCAACAAACGTATCGATATAACGCATTAAAAATGAATGGTTTTTCTGAACTAGATATTCAAATGATTATGGATAGTGAAAAGAATCCGCCTATTCAATATTTAGAAGCTTTAAAAAATAGTCGAGGCGGCTATACGACACCACAAGAACGTTCATTAGTGAAATATTTGATTGCTAAATCAGGCTTACCGACTAGTGTGATTAATATTTTGATTAACTATGTTTACAACATTCAACAACAACCGACTTTAAAAGCGGAGTATGTGAATCGAATTGCGAATGAATGGGGACAAAGTGGCATTCATTCACCAGAAAAAGCAATTGAACATGTCAGAGAATTGGCAAAACAAAGCCAAACCAAACAAAAACAGCGACAACAAAATTATTCAGGGAAATGCCAAACTGTTCGACAAGAGCGATTGCCAGAATGGGCAGATCAGCCAAACGATGAAACAAAACTTTCCCCAGAAGAACAAGCCGAGTTAGATCGACAAATTCAAGAATTTTTAAACCAAGGAGGTGACCAATGA
- the nrdR gene encoding transcriptional regulator NrdR, whose protein sequence is MRCPRCHHNNSRVIDSRQADDGRAIRRRRECENCSYRFTTFERIEAAPLLVIKKNGDREEFNRDKILRGLIRSAEKRPVAMEQMVQIVDNVENRVRSLGENEVSTTLIGEYVMEDLVNLDEIAYIRFASVYRQFKDMSVFLKELQDIVDKAKSSSPDSEN, encoded by the coding sequence ATGCGTTGTCCAAGATGTCATCATAATAATTCCCGTGTTATTGATAGCCGTCAAGCAGATGATGGACGTGCAATTCGCCGTCGTCGTGAATGTGAAAATTGCAGTTATCGGTTCACTACATTTGAAAGAATTGAAGCGGCGCCATTACTTGTAATCAAGAAAAATGGGGATCGTGAAGAATTTAATCGTGATAAAATTTTGCGTGGGCTCATTCGCTCTGCGGAAAAAAGACCCGTTGCTATGGAACAAATGGTTCAAATTGTTGATAATGTTGAAAATCGAGTGCGTAGTTTAGGGGAAAATGAAGTCTCTACAACGCTTATCGGTGAATATGTGATGGAAGATTTAGTCAATCTAGATGAAATTGCCTACATCCGCTTTGCGAGTGTTTATCGACAATTCAAAGATATGAGCGTGTTTTTGAAAGAGTTACAGGACATTGTCGACAAAGCAAAATCTTCTTCTCCTGACTCAGAAAATTAA